From Pseudomonas sp. G.S.17, the proteins below share one genomic window:
- a CDS encoding TetR/AcrR family transcriptional regulator — protein MSQLGKTRGKALDSGWRGSPEGWLEAAYDALKESGIDAVRVMPLAKRLGLSRTSFYWFFEDREQLLAALLTRWRDTNTGGLIRQCESYAESISEAILNVFECWLNPQLFDSQFEFAVRSWALQSNEVAAEVATIDEQRINALASMFKRFGYDSQGADARARTIYLTQIGYISMNTNELITVRFQRIPHYVSIFTGKVPKQRELDRFYGKFGYAEKEPGSFVPLTDTFEESAADDQ, from the coding sequence ATGTCCCAATTAGGGAAGACCCGTGGCAAGGCCCTGGATAGCGGGTGGCGCGGGTCGCCGGAGGGATGGCTTGAAGCCGCCTATGATGCGCTCAAGGAGTCGGGTATCGATGCGGTTCGGGTCATGCCGCTGGCCAAGCGTCTCGGTTTGTCACGCACCAGCTTCTATTGGTTTTTTGAGGATCGCGAGCAACTATTGGCCGCCTTGCTCACGCGCTGGCGCGATACCAATACCGGTGGGTTGATCCGGCAGTGCGAAAGCTATGCGGAAAGCATTTCCGAAGCCATCCTGAATGTCTTCGAATGCTGGCTCAATCCCCAGTTATTCGACTCGCAGTTCGAATTTGCGGTCCGTAGCTGGGCGCTGCAATCAAATGAAGTTGCCGCAGAAGTCGCGACCATAGACGAGCAACGAATAAACGCCCTGGCGAGCATGTTCAAGCGCTTCGGCTATGACAGCCAGGGTGCTGACGCACGGGCTCGCACGATTTATCTGACGCAAATCGGCTATATCTCCATGAACACCAATGAGCTGATTACCGTGCGTTTCCAGCGTATTCCCCATTACGTGAGTATTTTCACCGGGAAGGTACCCAAGCAGCGTGAGCTGGATCGTTTTTACGGCAAGTTCGGTTATGCCGAAAAGGAACCTGGAAGCTTCGTGCCTTTGACAGACACCTTCGAGGAGTCAGCTGCCGATGACCAATGA
- a CDS encoding glycine betaine ABC transporter substrate-binding protein: MITLSSNTLIGWFAALTMASCSLVAHAADPAPIRIGWVNWSDTEIAVKLANAALEDHLKQPVKLVLADIGIQFQAVANGNIDLIPMVWLPSTHKAFYDKYRDKLEDLGVLYEGRIGMAVPTSIPVSEIASIEDLNKPAVREKLGGKILTSEVGNGQYKLTEKAIQEYKLDGYKMVASSESGMLSELDRNLKRDKWSLINAWSPHWMFSKWPLRYLDDPKHVFGGAEQIHAVARKGFSAEHPDVARFFANFKIPQADLEKLMAAARDSSSDKVVAEYYAANKPRFAAMFGAQTAAATAGQP, translated from the coding sequence ATGATTACGTTATCCAGTAATACTCTTATTGGCTGGTTTGCGGCCTTGACTATGGCCTCATGCAGTCTGGTCGCTCATGCTGCCGACCCGGCACCTATCCGGATCGGCTGGGTAAACTGGTCGGACACCGAAATCGCGGTAAAGCTGGCAAATGCCGCTCTGGAAGACCACCTCAAGCAACCCGTCAAACTGGTTCTTGCGGACATCGGTATTCAGTTTCAGGCGGTGGCCAACGGCAATATCGACCTGATCCCGATGGTCTGGTTACCGAGTACTCACAAGGCGTTCTACGACAAATACCGCGACAAACTTGAAGACCTCGGTGTGCTGTATGAAGGCCGGATTGGCATGGCGGTGCCCACTTCTATTCCTGTCAGTGAGATTGCCAGTATTGAAGACCTCAACAAGCCAGCGGTGCGGGAGAAACTGGGCGGCAAGATCCTGACTTCCGAAGTGGGTAACGGCCAATACAAACTTACGGAAAAGGCCATTCAGGAATACAAACTCGACGGCTATAAGATGGTTGCCTCTTCAGAGTCTGGAATGCTGAGCGAACTGGATCGTAATCTAAAACGTGACAAATGGTCGTTGATCAACGCGTGGAGCCCGCACTGGATGTTCTCCAAGTGGCCCCTGCGCTATCTGGATGACCCGAAGCATGTCTTCGGTGGCGCCGAGCAAATCCACGCAGTTGCCCGCAAAGGCTTTAGTGCCGAGCACCCAGACGTCGCGCGGTTCTTTGCCAACTTCAAGATTCCTCAAGCTGATCTTGAGAAGTTGATGGCCGCAGCGCGTGACAGCTCTTCAGATAAGGTCGTTGCCGAATACTACGCGGCCAACAAGCCTCGCTTTGCGGCTATGTTTGGCGCTCAGACTGCCGCCGCGACGGCAGGCCAGCCCTGA
- a CDS encoding pyrroline-5-carboxylate reductase dimerization domain-containing protein — MTNETLGIIGGTGWLGGSIAKAVLAKGLFPAGKLVVSNRSGTHPLAQQGASLVTDNQALVDRSDMVIIAVRPEHFASLHINAAGKTIISLMAGITAQTIAAQTSASAVVRAMPNAAVEIEQSFTPWYCFGAMDALGKNLVQRLFECVGTAAEVQEEGFIDYLSALSGTGPAFPALLLTALSNQAIAAGIPADIAQLAAKNVVVNSSQLLASRDPQEIIDALVAYRGVTAAALQAMTHGHFSALIGRALQEGAAVARKGLQS; from the coding sequence ATGACCAATGAGACGCTGGGCATCATTGGCGGCACGGGCTGGTTGGGTGGCTCAATCGCCAAGGCTGTGCTGGCAAAGGGATTGTTTCCAGCCGGCAAGCTGGTGGTTTCAAACCGATCGGGAACCCACCCGTTGGCCCAGCAGGGCGCCAGCCTGGTTACCGATAATCAGGCGCTGGTGGATCGCAGCGACATGGTGATCATTGCGGTTCGTCCTGAACATTTCGCCAGCCTGCACATCAACGCGGCGGGCAAAACAATCATCTCCTTGATGGCTGGAATTACCGCGCAAACCATTGCCGCGCAGACATCCGCTTCAGCAGTTGTGCGGGCGATGCCCAATGCGGCGGTAGAGATCGAGCAGTCCTTTACGCCCTGGTATTGTTTTGGGGCGATGGACGCATTGGGGAAAAATCTCGTGCAGCGCCTGTTCGAATGCGTCGGCACTGCGGCCGAGGTTCAGGAGGAGGGCTTTATTGACTACCTTTCAGCGCTCTCCGGCACGGGGCCTGCCTTTCCCGCCTTGTTGCTGACGGCACTGAGCAACCAGGCAATCGCTGCCGGCATCCCCGCTGATATCGCGCAACTGGCGGCGAAAAATGTCGTGGTCAATAGCAGCCAGCTGCTGGCCAGTCGTGATCCTCAGGAAATCATTGATGCCTTGGTGGCTTACCGGGGCGTGACGGCCGCCGCTTTGCAAGCAATGACTCACGGTCATTTTTCGGCGCTAATCGGCAGGGCATTGCAGGAAGGGGCTGCGGTGGCCCGCAAAGGGCTTCAATCCTGA
- a CDS encoding methyl-accepting chemotaxis protein produces MSIKLRLLLLIGTSLLTAVIVSLVSYLGNLQMRDAVNDSEVSMTALRNHLEADMMHDALRGDVFSAILVGLGKSTSTKDEVRSSIAEHAEHFRQMLGDNLKLPVNDTIKTALSKMRPSLDTYISAGERIVGLALDDPNAAQLQLGTFNKAFSQLEEELAALSELIETDTQLTGEGTRQTISNANITLGGVLLASLLLLLIQGRWVIRSIMGPLQSASRIADSIAHGNLSETIVEPVQRDEASMLIRSLATMQRDLRGMIEVVRSNAQGVSGMSQQLSSGCHQVTGSSQQQSVAASTMAAAASEMTASIEEITRHAGRALQMANQAEELAKDGGRVIHQVVNDMDSIARSAQQSAQVIRTLDKESEGIFSIIQVIKGIADQTNLLALNAAIEAARAGEQGRGFAVVADEVRNLAGRTSASTQEIASMVSRIQQSTREAVTSMETGVAQVDKGMAVTADVERAIREILDATLKTTQLVNDITRTIGEQSLASNEIAHQVEMIANMSEDNSRVIGQTAATTDDLSTLAGKLSQSVDRFRL; encoded by the coding sequence ATGTCGATAAAATTACGCCTGCTTTTGCTGATTGGCACCAGCTTGCTCACTGCCGTGATCGTCAGCCTGGTCAGCTATCTGGGCAACCTCCAGATGCGCGATGCAGTGAATGACAGTGAAGTCAGCATGACCGCGCTGCGTAATCATCTCGAAGCGGACATGATGCACGATGCGCTGCGCGGCGACGTGTTCTCCGCGATCCTGGTGGGGCTGGGGAAAAGCACCAGCACCAAGGATGAAGTGCGTAGCTCCATCGCTGAACACGCGGAACACTTTCGTCAGATGCTCGGTGACAATCTCAAGCTGCCGGTCAACGACACTATCAAGACCGCCTTGAGCAAAATGCGGCCAAGCCTCGACACCTACATCAGTGCCGGCGAGCGCATCGTCGGACTGGCCCTGGATGATCCGAATGCTGCTCAGCTGCAACTGGGTACGTTCAATAAAGCCTTCAGCCAACTGGAAGAGGAGTTGGCCGCCCTCAGCGAGTTGATCGAAACCGACACTCAGCTGACGGGCGAAGGTACCCGGCAAACCATCAGCAATGCCAACATAACCCTCGGCGGCGTGCTGCTCGCCAGCCTGCTGTTGCTGTTGATCCAGGGACGCTGGGTGATTCGCAGCATCATGGGGCCGTTGCAGTCCGCCAGCCGGATTGCCGACAGCATTGCCCATGGCAACCTGAGCGAAACTATCGTCGAGCCTGTGCAACGGGACGAAGCCAGCATGCTGATTCGCAGTCTGGCGACCATGCAGCGTGACCTGCGCGGCATGATCGAGGTGGTTCGCAGCAATGCCCAGGGCGTGAGTGGCATGAGCCAGCAATTAAGCAGCGGCTGCCATCAGGTCACCGGCAGCAGCCAACAGCAAAGCGTGGCGGCCAGCACCATGGCCGCTGCGGCCAGCGAAATGACCGCGAGCATCGAGGAAATCACCCGACACGCCGGGCGCGCGCTGCAGATGGCCAATCAGGCTGAGGAATTGGCCAAGGACGGCGGTCGCGTGATCCATCAGGTGGTCAACGACATGGACAGTATTGCGCGCTCCGCGCAGCAGTCGGCACAAGTGATCCGCACCCTGGACAAGGAGTCCGAGGGTATTTTCAGCATCATTCAGGTGATCAAGGGCATCGCGGACCAGACCAACCTGCTCGCGCTCAATGCGGCCATCGAGGCCGCCCGCGCAGGTGAGCAGGGCCGTGGTTTTGCTGTGGTTGCCGACGAGGTGCGCAACCTGGCCGGAAGAACCAGTGCTTCGACCCAGGAAATCGCCAGCATGGTCTCACGCATCCAGCAAAGCACCCGCGAGGCTGTCACCAGCATGGAGACGGGCGTTGCCCAGGTCGACAAAGGCATGGCAGTGACCGCCGACGTCGAGCGCGCCATCCGCGAAATTCTCGATGCCACTCTGAAGACGACTCAGCTGGTCAATGACATCACCCGGACCATCGGCGAGCAAAGCCTGGCGAGTAACGAAATCGCCCATCAAGTGGAAATGATTGCCAACATGTCCGAAGACAACAGCCGGGTCATTGGCCAGACGGCGGCTACTACCGATGACCTGTCGACCCTGGCGGGCAAACTTTCGCAATCGGTGGATCGGTTTCGTCTCTGA
- the xylF gene encoding D-xylose ABC transporter substrate-binding protein, with the protein MKKVKLTLLAGALALLSLPVMADPAHPKIGFSIDDLRLERWSRDRDYFVAAAEKLDAKVFVQSADANEQKQISQIENLISRGVDVIVIVPFNATVLTNAVAEAKKAGIKVVSYDRLILNADIDAYISFDNEKVGEMQAAGVLKAAPKGNYFLLGGAPTDNNAKVLREGQMKVLQPAIDKGDIKIVGQQWVKEWSATEALSIVENALTRNNNKIDGIVASNDATAGGAIQALAAQKLAGKVPISGQDADLAAVKRVIDGTQTMTVYKPLKLIASEAAKLSVQLARNEKPTYGSQYDNGSKKVDTILLTPTPLTKDNIDLLEKDGFYTKAQIAGQ; encoded by the coding sequence ATGAAAAAAGTAAAACTCACGTTACTCGCTGGCGCCCTGGCCCTGCTTTCGCTTCCGGTCATGGCCGATCCTGCTCACCCGAAGATCGGTTTTTCCATCGATGACCTGCGTCTGGAGCGTTGGTCACGAGACCGTGATTACTTTGTCGCGGCGGCGGAGAAACTGGACGCCAAGGTCTTCGTCCAGTCAGCTGACGCCAACGAGCAGAAGCAGATTTCCCAGATCGAAAACCTCATCTCCCGTGGCGTCGATGTGATCGTCATCGTGCCGTTCAACGCCACGGTGCTCACCAATGCGGTTGCCGAAGCCAAGAAAGCCGGGATCAAGGTGGTGTCCTACGACCGACTGATCCTCAACGCCGATATCGACGCCTACATTTCCTTCGACAACGAAAAAGTTGGCGAAATGCAGGCCGCCGGGGTGCTGAAAGCCGCGCCCAAAGGCAACTACTTCCTGCTCGGCGGCGCTCCCACGGACAACAACGCCAAGGTCCTGCGCGAAGGGCAAATGAAAGTGCTGCAACCGGCCATCGACAAGGGTGATATCAAGATTGTCGGCCAGCAGTGGGTGAAGGAATGGAGCGCCACTGAAGCCTTGAGCATTGTTGAAAATGCCCTGACCCGGAACAACAACAAGATCGACGGCATCGTCGCCTCCAACGATGCCACCGCAGGCGGTGCCATTCAGGCTCTGGCCGCGCAGAAACTGGCGGGAAAGGTACCGATCTCAGGCCAGGACGCAGACCTTGCGGCAGTCAAGCGGGTGATCGATGGCACCCAGACAATGACCGTCTACAAACCGCTGAAACTGATCGCATCGGAAGCCGCCAAGCTCTCGGTGCAACTGGCACGTAACGAGAAACCCACCTACGGCTCGCAATACGACAATGGCAGCAAGAAAGTCGACACCATCCTGCTCACCCCGACCCCGTTGACCAAGGACAACATCGACCTGCTGGAAAAGGACGGGTTCTATACCAAGGCACAGATTGCCGGGCAGTGA
- the xylG gene encoding D-xylose ABC transporter ATP-binding protein — MSDYLLQMNGIVKTFGGVKALNGIDIKVKPGECVGLCGENGAGKSTLMKVLSAVYPYGTWEGEILWDGQPLKAQSISETEAAGIVIIHQELTLVPDLSVAENIFMGHELTLPGGRMNYPSMIHRAEALMRELKVPDMNVSLPVSQYGGGYQQLVEIAKALNKQARLLILDEPSSALTRSEIEVLLDIIRDLKAKGVACVYISHKLDEVAAVCDTIAVIRDGKHIATTAMADMDIPKIITQMVGREMSNLYPTEPHDIGEVIFEARHVTCYDVDNPRRKRVDDISFVLKRGEILGIAGLVGAGRTELVSALFGAYPGRYEGEVWLEGQRIDTRTPLKSIRAGLGMVPEDRKRQGIIPDLGVGQNITLAVLDTYAKMTRIDAEAELGSIDKEISRMHLKTASPFLPITSLSGGNQQKAVLAKMLLTKPRVLILDEPTRGVDVGAKYEIYKLMGALAAEGVSIIMVSSELAEVLGVSDRVLVIGEGQLRGDFLNHELSQEQVLAAALSHPDEPGNNDRKSA, encoded by the coding sequence ATGTCCGACTACCTGCTGCAAATGAACGGAATCGTCAAAACCTTTGGCGGTGTCAAAGCCCTGAATGGCATCGACATCAAGGTCAAGCCGGGAGAATGCGTCGGCCTGTGCGGCGAGAATGGCGCCGGCAAATCCACGCTGATGAAAGTCCTGTCGGCGGTCTACCCCTACGGCACCTGGGAGGGAGAAATTCTCTGGGACGGTCAACCGCTCAAGGCGCAATCCATCAGTGAAACCGAGGCCGCCGGGATCGTCATCATTCACCAGGAGCTGACCCTGGTACCTGATTTGTCAGTGGCTGAAAACATCTTCATGGGCCACGAACTGACGCTTCCCGGCGGGCGCATGAACTACCCGTCGATGATTCACCGGGCCGAAGCCCTGATGCGTGAACTCAAAGTGCCGGACATGAACGTGTCGCTGCCGGTTTCACAGTACGGCGGTGGCTACCAGCAACTGGTGGAGATCGCCAAGGCACTGAACAAGCAAGCGCGCCTGTTGATCCTCGATGAGCCCTCATCGGCCCTGACCCGCTCGGAAATCGAGGTGCTGCTGGACATCATTCGCGACCTCAAGGCCAAGGGCGTGGCGTGCGTTTATATCTCCCACAAACTCGATGAAGTAGCAGCCGTGTGCGACACCATTGCGGTCATCCGCGACGGCAAACACATCGCGACTACCGCCATGGCCGATATGGACATCCCGAAGATCATCACCCAGATGGTCGGACGGGAAATGAGCAATCTCTACCCCACCGAACCCCATGACATCGGCGAAGTGATATTCGAGGCGCGCCACGTCACCTGCTACGACGTCGACAACCCCAGACGCAAACGGGTTGACGACATTTCATTCGTGCTCAAGCGCGGGGAAATCCTCGGTATCGCCGGGCTGGTCGGTGCCGGTCGCACGGAGCTGGTGTCGGCGCTGTTCGGCGCTTACCCCGGGCGCTACGAAGGTGAAGTCTGGCTGGAAGGCCAACGGATCGACACGCGCACGCCCCTCAAGTCAATCCGTGCCGGGCTGGGCATGGTCCCTGAAGATCGCAAGCGCCAGGGCATCATTCCGGACCTGGGCGTCGGCCAGAACATCACCCTGGCCGTCCTGGACACCTACGCGAAAATGACCCGCATCGACGCCGAAGCCGAGCTGGGCAGCATTGACAAGGAAATTTCGCGCATGCACCTCAAGACCGCGAGTCCGTTCCTGCCGATCACCAGTCTCTCCGGCGGCAACCAGCAGAAAGCCGTGCTGGCGAAGATGCTCCTGACCAAACCCCGCGTGCTGATTCTCGACGAGCCCACTCGGGGCGTGGATGTCGGCGCCAAGTACGAGATCTACAAGCTGATGGGCGCGCTGGCGGCCGAAGGGGTGTCGATCATCATGGTGTCCTCGGAGCTCGCCGAAGTATTGGGGGTTTCCGACCGAGTGTTGGTGATCGGCGAAGGTCAGCTGCGTGGTGATTTCCTCAACCACGAACTCAGCCAGGAACAGGTGCTCGCCGCCGCGCTCAGCCATCCCGATGAACCTGGCAATAATGATCGGAAGTCCGCATAG
- a CDS encoding sugar ABC transporter permease, translated as MNQVKQLFSRYKMLALVIAVAVIWLFFSWQTDGGFLTPRNLSNLLRQMSITGILACGMVLVIISGEIDLSVGSLLGLLGGLAAILDVVYDIPLLANLSLVALCGLVIGLGNGYMTAYLRIPSFIVGLGGMLAFRGILLGVTGGTTIAPVSPELVYIGQGYLPHTVGAGLGVLLFALTLFLTWKQRRNRALHGLTAHSLVRDVLRVALIGVVLAGFVYTLNSYDGIPVPVLLLLVLLGVFSYVTSQTVFGRRVYSVGSNMEATRLSGINVQAVKLWIFGIMGVMCALAGVVNTARLAAGSPSAGNMGELDAIAACFIGGTSMRGGSGTVYGALLGALVITSLDNGMSMLDVDSYWQMIVKGSILVLAVWVDVTTRAGRR; from the coding sequence ATGAATCAGGTCAAACAACTTTTCAGCCGCTACAAAATGCTCGCGCTGGTGATTGCCGTGGCGGTCATCTGGCTGTTCTTCAGCTGGCAGACCGACGGCGGATTCCTGACCCCGCGCAACCTCTCCAACCTGCTGCGGCAAATGTCCATCACCGGGATTCTCGCCTGCGGCATGGTGCTGGTGATCATCAGCGGTGAAATCGATCTGTCGGTGGGCTCATTGCTTGGCCTGCTGGGTGGGCTGGCGGCGATTCTCGACGTGGTTTATGACATCCCGCTGCTGGCGAACCTGAGCCTGGTTGCCTTGTGCGGCCTGGTGATTGGTTTGGGTAATGGCTACATGACGGCCTATTTGCGTATCCCGTCGTTCATTGTCGGCCTGGGGGGCATGCTGGCCTTTCGCGGCATTCTCCTGGGGGTTACCGGCGGCACCACCATTGCGCCTGTGTCGCCGGAGCTGGTCTATATCGGCCAGGGTTATCTGCCGCACACGGTTGGGGCCGGGCTCGGCGTGCTGCTGTTCGCCTTGACGCTGTTCCTGACCTGGAAACAGCGCCGCAATCGTGCCCTTCATGGCCTGACGGCACACTCATTGGTGCGGGACGTGTTGCGCGTGGCGTTGATTGGCGTGGTGCTGGCGGGTTTCGTCTACACCCTCAACAGCTACGACGGTATCCCGGTTCCAGTGCTGCTTCTGCTGGTTCTGCTTGGCGTGTTCAGTTACGTGACCAGCCAGACGGTGTTCGGCCGCCGCGTCTACTCGGTGGGCAGCAACATGGAAGCCACGCGCCTGTCCGGCATCAACGTGCAGGCCGTAAAGCTGTGGATCTTCGGGATCATGGGCGTGATGTGCGCCCTCGCGGGGGTGGTCAACACCGCCCGCCTGGCCGCAGGCTCGCCCTCGGCCGGCAACATGGGCGAACTCGACGCCATCGCAGCCTGTTTCATCGGCGGCACCTCCATGCGCGGCGGCTCCGGCACCGTTTATGGCGCCCTCCTCGGCGCGCTGGTCATCACCAGCCTGGACAACGGCATGTCCATGCTCGACGTGGACAGCTATTGGCAAATGATCGTCAAAGGCAGCATTCTGGTGTTGGCCGTGTGGGTGGATGTGACCACCCGGGCCGGGCGCCGCTGA
- a CDS encoding NADH:flavin oxidoreductase: protein MSSDPLLQPYKIKNLTLRNRIMTTSHEPAYPVDGMPKELYRAYHVERAKAGVALTMTAGSAAVSRDSPPVFNNILAYKDEVVGWLKDLTDECHEHGAAVMIQLTHLGRRTRWDKADWLPVVSPSHRREASHRSFPKKMEEWDIDRIIKDYVDAAERMKVAGLDGLELQAYGHLMDQFWSPLTNDLDGPYGGSLENRLRFTFDILRGIRKQCGEDFLLGVRYTGDEDLAGGFGAQEGIAISHMLKDSGLVDFLNVVRGHIDTDAGLTDVIPIQGMRNSPHLDFAGEIRAATGFPTFHAAKISDVATARHAIASGKIDMVGMTRAHMTDPHIVRKIIEKREEEIRPCVGANYCLDRIYQGGAAYCIHNAATGRETTMPHEIPKAPARRKVVVIGTGPAGLEAARVAGERGHDVTVFEAADLPGGQIRLTSLSERRREMISIIDWRMAQCERLGVRFHFNTWAEADTVLAEEPDVVIVATGGMPDTDVLKQGNEWVVSTWDIISGDVKPGKNVLIFDDAGDHAALQAAEVIANSGATLEIVTPDRSFAPEVMAMNLVPYMRSLQDLDVTFTVTYRVESVEKRDGKLLASFGSDYGQVHKQRVVDQVVINHGTLPLDDLYFDLRALSRNGGAVEQQDLIAGNIQNIVTNPEGRFQLFRIGDAVAARNTHAAIYDALRLVKDI from the coding sequence ATGTCCAGCGATCCCTTGCTGCAACCCTATAAAATCAAAAACCTGACGCTCAGAAATCGCATCATGACCACCTCCCATGAACCGGCTTATCCGGTCGACGGCATGCCCAAAGAGCTTTATCGGGCCTACCACGTCGAGCGTGCCAAGGCTGGCGTGGCGCTGACCATGACCGCCGGTTCCGCCGCGGTGTCGCGCGACAGCCCGCCGGTGTTCAACAACATCCTGGCTTACAAGGACGAAGTGGTCGGCTGGCTGAAGGACCTGACGGACGAGTGCCACGAGCACGGCGCGGCGGTGATGATTCAGCTGACCCACCTGGGTCGTCGCACTCGCTGGGACAAAGCCGACTGGCTGCCTGTGGTGTCGCCGTCGCACCGCCGCGAAGCGTCGCACCGGTCCTTCCCCAAGAAGATGGAAGAGTGGGATATCGACCGGATCATCAAGGATTACGTCGATGCCGCCGAGCGCATGAAAGTTGCGGGCCTCGACGGCCTTGAACTGCAGGCCTACGGGCATTTGATGGATCAGTTCTGGTCACCGTTGACCAACGACCTCGATGGCCCTTACGGCGGTTCCCTGGAAAATCGTTTACGTTTTACCTTCGATATCTTGCGCGGCATCCGCAAGCAATGCGGTGAGGATTTTCTGCTGGGGGTGCGTTACACCGGCGATGAGGACCTGGCCGGTGGCTTCGGCGCGCAGGAAGGCATCGCTATTTCGCACATGCTCAAGGACAGCGGCCTGGTTGATTTTCTCAACGTGGTGCGCGGGCACATCGACACCGATGCGGGGCTGACCGATGTGATTCCCATTCAGGGCATGCGTAACTCGCCGCACCTGGATTTCGCCGGTGAAATCCGCGCGGCGACAGGTTTCCCGACGTTTCACGCAGCCAAGATTTCCGACGTCGCTACAGCCCGGCATGCCATCGCCTCCGGCAAAATCGACATGGTAGGCATGACCCGCGCGCACATGACCGATCCGCACATCGTGCGCAAGATCATCGAAAAACGTGAAGAAGAGATCCGCCCTTGTGTCGGGGCAAACTATTGCCTGGATCGCATCTATCAAGGCGGCGCGGCGTATTGCATCCACAACGCCGCGACCGGCCGCGAAACCACCATGCCCCACGAAATCCCCAAAGCGCCTGCCAGACGCAAAGTGGTAGTGATTGGAACCGGCCCGGCGGGTCTGGAAGCAGCCCGCGTGGCCGGTGAGCGCGGTCACGACGTCACGGTGTTCGAAGCCGCTGACCTGCCTGGCGGACAGATTCGCCTGACCTCGCTCAGCGAGCGGCGCCGGGAGATGATCAGCATCATTGATTGGCGCATGGCGCAATGCGAACGTCTCGGGGTGAGATTCCACTTCAATACCTGGGCTGAAGCCGACACGGTGCTGGCTGAAGAGCCAGATGTCGTGATCGTCGCCACCGGCGGGATGCCGGACACCGATGTGCTGAAACAGGGCAATGAATGGGTGGTATCAACCTGGGACATCATTTCCGGTGACGTCAAACCCGGCAAGAACGTGCTGATCTTCGACGACGCTGGCGACCATGCGGCGCTGCAGGCTGCGGAAGTCATCGCCAACAGTGGCGCAACCCTGGAGATCGTCACACCGGATCGGTCCTTCGCACCGGAAGTGATGGCGATGAACCTGGTGCCTTACATGCGCAGCCTGCAAGACCTGGACGTGACGTTTACGGTGACCTATCGGGTCGAATCCGTGGAGAAACGGGACGGTAAGTTGTTAGCCAGTTTTGGCAGCGATTATGGCCAGGTCCACAAGCAGCGCGTGGTCGATCAGGTGGTAATCAACCACGGCACCCTTCCCCTGGACGATTTGTACTTCGATCTACGCGCCCTTTCGCGCAACGGCGGCGCCGTCGAGCAGCAGGATCTGATTGCCGGGAATATTCAGAATATCGTGACCAACCCCGAAGGCCGCTTCCAGCTGTTCCGGATCGGCGATGCGGTCGCGGCGCGCAACACCCATGCCGCCATCTACGATGCGTTGCGACTGGTGAAAGACATCTGA